One window of Myxococcus fulvus genomic DNA carries:
- a CDS encoding type I polyketide synthase, giving the protein MEERLFRPIAIVGIGAVFPKASNPQAFWERVLTGPTAIRELTGRELRLDGYYAADRTAADRTYCRHAAPLDELTLDYRKYRIPPKVAQDMHRTQLAFLEATAQALEDARGVLDTVAPERVGFTLGSLGGGLRPDTRVRTRLLDMRECLSRALAEAALPASLVSGLLEATSQQVERELAGITEDEAIASFSSVWVGRAAKLFNLRGPHATVDAGYASALAAIQTACDQLNAGDCDVALAAGCSQLLTPHDLIAFSKLGGLSDSTLAPFDRRANGTLLGEGVGVFALRRLDDALARGEKVYAVLRGLGAASDGKGKSLMAPNSRGQVLAMRRAYAQAGYAPQDVQYVECHATGTNLGDLTEFQSLQEVFDAKAPRGAIRLGGVKELTGHLQAASGAAGLMKTALALHHKVLPPQHSFREAAEGIDLARSAFHISNQGRPWPEVQDGPRRASVSAFSFGGINYHLTLEEFSPAYHQALARTLRAPQVAEPIAIVGLGGVFPQAENTAAFWENLLQKRCSIGEIPNERAPIDRYLDPTRQSKVRPYTNLAGYIVDGAWPQARIRVPPKMSSQIDRGHSWTMKAALQALEDAGATREKVDPSRVGVVMGYLPPLEREFQTQARVYYAEFDARLAEQLERHGVDAATASKLRASAEALYKSELPPITEDTLLGYLGSLAVGRVAHHLDFQGPMLMVESACASSLAALDIAMNQLRTRQCDLVLVGGMYASLGVDALSQCCSFGGLSQKGSFPFDARADGYITSEGAALIAVKRLSDAEVAGDRIYAVVRSVAGATDPKNASIWAPSSEGQVQAVRRAVEKAGIRATDVQYVEGHGTGTPVGDPIEVQTYQAVYGRAPSEGKLLLGSVKSNVGHLNSGAGAVALTKVALALHHQQVPPNIGFETPNPRIPWSQVSFEVPTEVQPWVMDGPGLRRAGVTSFGLGGTSFHAVLEEYPRKPAKDAVTVTSAEPTRPPFLALSGTSREHLCQQVERLLQALEREPGMDPRGGPRADAALPCRLAMTLPRGQGARKALERARTLLAGTGSPSLPEQGLFFYDVRDARQLHSGKVAAVFPGQGPQYANMLCELAVEYPLVARTLAEADAAFSAMTGQPLSSTFWVPPGTEEHYRQDDDTVHAAVFVANVALYRLIRAQGIRVDVLLGQSAGEYAALVASGVLSFEEALRAVYRRTRAVTGLRVESPGRMLSVSGDFDRLRRVLPEAGGYVTVAAENAPGQGIVAGEVEAVEFIARWCRANGFEVRVLPVSHAYHSRIIAGAVPLLRAELEQLTWKAPELPVLSSVHGRYYAPELDARFMARHLALQYVLPVHFGQHVRQLHDEGTRLFIEAGPKWSLTAFIQSTLKGLPYLAQASNHPKLGEVEQFHRLLAFSYAHHLLRE; this is encoded by the coding sequence ATGGAGGAGCGCCTTTTTCGGCCGATTGCCATTGTCGGCATCGGTGCCGTATTCCCAAAGGCATCCAATCCCCAGGCGTTCTGGGAGCGGGTGCTGACGGGGCCCACGGCCATTCGGGAGCTGACCGGGCGTGAGCTGCGGTTGGACGGGTACTACGCCGCGGACCGCACGGCCGCGGACCGCACCTACTGCAGGCACGCCGCGCCGTTGGACGAGCTGACGCTCGACTATCGGAAGTACCGCATCCCTCCGAAGGTCGCGCAGGACATGCACCGCACGCAGCTCGCGTTCCTGGAGGCGACGGCGCAGGCGCTCGAGGATGCGCGGGGCGTGTTGGACACGGTGGCGCCCGAGCGCGTCGGCTTCACCCTGGGCTCGCTGGGCGGAGGGCTTCGTCCGGACACGCGCGTGCGCACCCGCTTGCTGGACATGCGGGAGTGTCTCTCCCGAGCCCTCGCCGAGGCGGCGCTTCCCGCGTCCCTGGTCTCCGGTCTGCTGGAGGCCACGTCCCAGCAGGTCGAGCGCGAGCTGGCGGGCATCACCGAGGACGAGGCCATCGCCTCCTTCAGCAGCGTCTGGGTGGGGCGGGCCGCCAAGCTCTTCAACCTCCGGGGGCCTCACGCGACGGTCGACGCGGGCTACGCCTCCGCCCTGGCCGCCATCCAGACGGCGTGCGACCAGCTCAACGCGGGCGACTGCGACGTCGCGCTCGCGGCGGGGTGCAGCCAGCTGCTCACGCCGCATGACCTCATCGCGTTCAGCAAGCTCGGAGGACTGTCCGACTCCACGCTGGCGCCGTTCGACCGCCGCGCCAACGGGACGCTCCTGGGCGAGGGCGTGGGCGTCTTCGCGCTCCGGCGCCTGGATGACGCGCTCGCGCGCGGCGAGAAGGTCTACGCGGTGCTGCGTGGCCTCGGCGCGGCCTCGGATGGCAAGGGCAAGTCGCTGATGGCGCCCAACTCACGGGGGCAGGTCCTCGCGATGCGCCGGGCCTACGCGCAGGCCGGCTATGCGCCCCAGGACGTCCAATACGTGGAGTGCCACGCCACGGGCACCAACCTGGGCGACCTCACGGAGTTCCAGAGCCTCCAGGAGGTGTTCGACGCAAAGGCCCCGCGCGGCGCCATCCGACTGGGCGGCGTGAAGGAGCTGACGGGCCACCTGCAGGCGGCCTCGGGCGCGGCGGGGCTCATGAAGACGGCGCTGGCGCTGCATCACAAGGTCCTGCCGCCGCAGCACTCGTTCCGGGAGGCAGCGGAGGGCATCGACCTGGCGCGCTCCGCCTTCCACATCTCCAACCAGGGCAGGCCGTGGCCGGAGGTCCAGGACGGGCCGCGTCGGGCCTCGGTCAGCGCGTTCAGCTTCGGCGGCATCAACTACCACCTGACCCTGGAGGAGTTCTCGCCCGCGTACCACCAGGCGCTGGCGCGCACGCTCCGGGCACCCCAGGTGGCCGAGCCCATCGCCATCGTCGGCCTGGGCGGCGTCTTCCCGCAGGCGGAGAACACCGCCGCGTTCTGGGAGAACCTGCTCCAGAAGCGCTGCTCCATCGGTGAGATTCCGAACGAGCGCGCGCCCATCGACCGCTACCTGGACCCCACGCGGCAGAGCAAGGTCCGGCCCTACACCAACCTCGCGGGCTACATCGTCGACGGCGCCTGGCCCCAGGCGCGCATCCGCGTGCCGCCCAAGATGTCCTCGCAGATCGACCGGGGACACAGCTGGACGATGAAGGCCGCGCTCCAGGCGCTAGAGGATGCCGGGGCGACGCGGGAGAAGGTCGACCCGTCGCGCGTGGGCGTGGTGATGGGCTACCTGCCGCCGCTCGAGCGGGAGTTCCAGACGCAGGCCCGCGTGTACTACGCGGAGTTCGACGCGCGCCTCGCCGAGCAGCTGGAGCGCCACGGCGTCGACGCGGCCACTGCGTCGAAGCTCCGCGCGTCCGCCGAGGCGCTCTACAAGAGCGAGCTGCCGCCCATCACCGAGGACACGCTGCTCGGGTACCTGGGCAGCCTGGCCGTGGGGCGTGTCGCGCACCACCTGGACTTCCAGGGCCCGATGCTCATGGTGGAGTCCGCGTGTGCCTCCAGCCTCGCGGCGCTCGACATCGCGATGAACCAGCTGCGCACCCGGCAGTGCGACCTGGTGCTGGTGGGTGGGATGTACGCGTCGCTCGGCGTGGATGCGCTGAGCCAGTGCTGCTCCTTCGGGGGGCTGTCGCAGAAGGGCTCGTTCCCGTTCGACGCCAGGGCGGACGGCTACATCACCAGCGAGGGTGCGGCGCTCATCGCCGTGAAGCGCCTGTCGGACGCGGAGGTGGCGGGGGACCGCATCTACGCCGTGGTGCGCTCGGTGGCCGGAGCCACGGACCCGAAGAACGCCTCCATCTGGGCGCCTTCCTCGGAAGGGCAGGTCCAGGCGGTCCGCAGGGCGGTGGAGAAGGCGGGCATCCGCGCCACCGACGTCCAGTACGTGGAGGGCCATGGCACGGGGACGCCCGTCGGTGACCCCATCGAGGTCCAGACGTATCAGGCCGTCTACGGCCGGGCCCCCTCCGAGGGGAAGCTGTTGCTGGGCTCGGTGAAGTCGAACGTCGGCCACCTGAACTCGGGCGCTGGCGCCGTGGCGCTGACGAAGGTCGCCCTGGCGCTGCACCACCAGCAGGTGCCGCCGAACATCGGCTTCGAGACGCCCAACCCGCGCATCCCCTGGTCGCAGGTGTCCTTCGAGGTGCCCACGGAGGTCCAGCCCTGGGTGATGGACGGGCCGGGGCTCCGCCGCGCGGGCGTGACGTCCTTCGGCCTGGGCGGGACGAGCTTCCACGCCGTGCTGGAGGAGTACCCGCGCAAGCCCGCGAAGGACGCGGTGACGGTGACGAGCGCGGAGCCGACACGCCCTCCCTTCCTCGCGCTCTCCGGGACGAGCCGCGAGCATTTGTGTCAGCAGGTGGAGCGTCTGCTCCAGGCGCTGGAGCGCGAGCCGGGGATGGACCCGCGGGGCGGGCCCAGGGCGGATGCGGCCTTGCCGTGCCGGCTGGCGATGACGCTGCCTCGGGGGCAGGGGGCTCGCAAGGCGCTGGAGCGCGCCCGGACGTTGCTGGCGGGAACGGGCTCGCCGAGCCTGCCGGAGCAGGGCCTCTTCTTCTACGACGTGCGCGACGCGCGTCAGCTCCACTCGGGGAAGGTGGCGGCGGTGTTCCCGGGGCAGGGGCCGCAGTACGCGAACATGCTGTGCGAGCTCGCGGTGGAGTATCCGTTGGTCGCCCGTACGCTCGCGGAGGCGGATGCCGCCTTCTCGGCGATGACGGGGCAGCCGCTCTCGAGCACCTTCTGGGTGCCTCCCGGCACGGAGGAGCACTACCGCCAGGACGACGACACCGTGCACGCCGCCGTCTTCGTGGCGAACGTGGCGCTCTACCGGCTCATCCGCGCGCAGGGCATCCGGGTGGATGTGCTGTTGGGGCAGAGCGCCGGGGAGTACGCGGCGCTGGTCGCGAGCGGGGTGCTCTCCTTCGAGGAGGCGCTGCGCGCGGTGTACCGGCGCACCCGCGCGGTGACCGGGCTGCGCGTGGAGTCGCCCGGGAGGATGCTCAGCGTCAGCGGCGACTTCGACCGGCTGCGCCGGGTGTTGCCCGAGGCGGGCGGCTACGTGACGGTGGCCGCGGAGAATGCTCCGGGGCAGGGAATCGTCGCGGGCGAGGTCGAGGCCGTCGAGTTCATCGCGCGCTGGTGCCGCGCGAACGGGTTCGAGGTCCGCGTGCTCCCCGTGTCGCACGCGTACCACTCACGCATCATCGCCGGCGCGGTGCCGCTCCTGCGCGCGGAGCTGGAGCAGCTCACCTGGAAGGCTCCCGAACTCCCGGTCCTCTCCAGTGTCCACGGGCGCTACTACGCGCCTGAGCTGGACGCGCGCTTCATGGCCCGGCACCTCGCGCTGCAATACGTGCTGCCGGTCCACTTCGGTCAGCACGTGCGGCAGCTGCACGACGAGGGCACGCGGCTGTTCATCGAAGCCGGACCCAAGTGGTCGCTGACGGCGTTCATCCAGTCCACGTTGAAGGGTCTGCCGTACCTGGCTCAGGCCAGCAATCACCCCAAGCTGGGCGAGGTCGAGCAGTTCCACCGCCTCCTCGCGTTCAGCTACGCCCACCATCTTCTCCGCGAATAG
- a CDS encoding KR domain-containing protein: protein MNVSHQEAVQQQLVAALVERTGYVPELFAPHVGLVEDLGLTASEVQDAVSSVERKLQVPVGARVDGTTVALLAKGLSKHLDKGTTVERDVEVSLEQVLAFVDDCAARSDRPALETVLVETRGALARLDAASARPALAIAAEPVKQTSAVEGDAVMKLLVGALVERTGYPAEMLEAELDLEADLGIDTVKQVEAFAMARVYLNVEKDENFRLRDHNTLRKMVAYLTSRAPGAAAPSPQPPVETVAPASSAPSTDAILQLLRDAMAAKTGYSLDILQPQLDLEVDLGIDTITQVEVFAHARMTYGVERDDKFRVRHYNTLQKMAEYLAGRAAASVAGASPADVKPAAFVTEAVRAPVAATAPAASTVSQPVMPASPAPQAGTVEGDAVMKLLVGALVERTGYPAEMLEAELDLEADLGIDTVKQVEAFAMARVYLNVEKDENFRLRDHNTLRKMVAYLTSRAPAATAPVPQAPVTTAPPTPSPTVQEVQSFLVSVLQGKTGYNIELIQPDLDLEVDLGVDTVTQIEAFAMAREKFGVARNEKFRVRNYNTVRKMSEYLVANAVVAPALAEAAPAAKQGAPGLDEVRRFIARCEASGDTASLRRLAEHLEGRLKSASQSVSPPAQLAGKRYEVHPVELAPRVDAPSVAHLKGKTLGISMDAQGAYKALAQMLEAAGARVVILSSGPAPEQGVSLDWRHPESAGRALKELQEKQPLDGLILLHTTAPTAKLDEQEASAWASTVNTFSLGLYQSALAVYDRIGALPGGGWYLVATAGGGLFGHANAQGRIPLAGAAGGFVKCLRRELPGSRCKVVDLDGQDASQWARQVWNELVSADLDVEVGYTGGRRYVFRDVETSFPRESTPVSLRPGSVVVVSGGGRGVVYPCAKLLAKSTGARVIITGRTVPPSGNEEWLKVPEAQLPAYRMSFIKRYLAEHPGKTPVQARRVFDSDIANRRELHRNLEDCRSQGISLEYKVCDMTDVGAVRTLLADVRREHGRIDGIVHGATIEESKSLPMKSSDAFVRTLASKAHLWQVLAQETWNDDLQFFINFGSGSGRYGNKGQTDYSLANYLVAKAGLVYSTLRPGVRSVTVDWPVWVGAGIVENNADYLERLRAMGICVIHVDEGAYWFVGELLYGGSAGEVVIADDRTFETLNLPRHDKEALRVVGKEAGGTRYAI, encoded by the coding sequence ATGAACGTCTCCCATCAGGAAGCAGTTCAACAGCAGCTCGTGGCCGCGTTGGTGGAGAGGACCGGGTATGTGCCCGAGCTCTTCGCGCCTCATGTCGGCCTCGTGGAGGACCTCGGGCTGACGGCCTCGGAGGTCCAGGACGCGGTCTCCTCCGTCGAGCGCAAGCTGCAGGTCCCGGTCGGCGCGCGCGTGGACGGCACGACGGTGGCGCTGCTCGCCAAGGGACTCTCGAAGCACCTGGACAAAGGAACGACCGTGGAGAGGGACGTGGAAGTCTCGTTGGAGCAGGTGCTGGCCTTCGTCGATGACTGCGCGGCTCGGAGCGACCGGCCCGCCCTGGAGACGGTCCTCGTGGAGACGCGAGGGGCGCTCGCCCGGCTCGATGCCGCGTCCGCGCGCCCCGCGCTCGCCATCGCCGCCGAGCCCGTGAAGCAGACGAGCGCCGTGGAGGGTGACGCGGTGATGAAGCTGCTGGTGGGGGCGTTGGTGGAGCGGACGGGATACCCGGCGGAGATGCTGGAGGCGGAGCTGGACCTCGAAGCAGACCTGGGCATCGACACGGTGAAACAGGTGGAGGCCTTCGCGATGGCGAGGGTGTACCTGAACGTGGAGAAGGACGAGAACTTCCGGCTGCGGGACCACAACACGCTGCGGAAGATGGTGGCGTACCTGACGAGCAGGGCCCCTGGTGCGGCGGCCCCCTCGCCTCAGCCTCCCGTTGAGACCGTGGCGCCGGCTTCGAGTGCGCCGAGCACCGACGCCATCCTGCAGTTGCTGCGCGACGCGATGGCCGCGAAGACCGGCTACAGCCTGGACATCCTGCAGCCGCAGCTGGACCTGGAGGTGGACCTGGGCATCGACACCATCACCCAGGTCGAGGTCTTCGCCCACGCGCGCATGACCTACGGCGTGGAGCGGGACGACAAGTTCCGCGTGCGTCACTACAACACGCTGCAGAAGATGGCGGAGTACCTGGCGGGCAGGGCCGCTGCCTCCGTCGCCGGTGCGTCGCCCGCGGACGTGAAACCCGCCGCCTTCGTGACCGAGGCTGTGCGAGCGCCGGTGGCCGCGACAGCTCCCGCCGCTTCCACCGTGTCACAGCCAGTGATGCCTGCGTCCCCGGCGCCGCAGGCTGGCACCGTGGAGGGTGACGCGGTGATGAAGCTGCTGGTGGGGGCGCTGGTGGAGCGGACGGGATACCCGGCGGAGATGCTGGAGGCGGAGCTGGACCTCGAAGCGGACCTGGGCATCGACACGGTGAAGCAGGTGGAGGCCTTCGCGATGGCGAGGGTGTACCTGAACGTGGAGAAGGACGAGAACTTCCGGCTGCGGGACCACAACACGCTGCGGAAGATGGTGGCGTACCTGACGAGCAGGGCGCCCGCCGCCACGGCCCCCGTACCTCAGGCTCCCGTGACGACCGCCCCTCCCACCCCGAGCCCCACAGTGCAGGAGGTGCAGTCCTTCCTGGTCTCCGTGCTCCAGGGCAAGACGGGCTACAACATCGAGCTCATCCAGCCCGACCTCGACCTGGAGGTCGACCTGGGCGTGGACACCGTCACGCAGATTGAAGCGTTCGCCATGGCCCGCGAGAAGTTCGGCGTGGCGCGCAACGAGAAGTTCCGGGTCCGCAACTACAACACCGTGCGCAAGATGTCGGAGTACCTGGTCGCCAACGCCGTGGTGGCGCCCGCGTTAGCGGAGGCGGCTCCCGCCGCGAAGCAGGGCGCGCCCGGTCTGGATGAGGTCCGTCGCTTCATCGCCCGCTGCGAGGCGAGCGGGGACACCGCGTCGCTGCGGCGACTGGCCGAGCACCTGGAGGGACGCCTGAAGTCCGCGTCGCAGTCGGTGTCGCCGCCAGCGCAGCTCGCGGGCAAGCGCTACGAGGTCCACCCCGTGGAGCTGGCCCCGCGAGTCGATGCCCCGAGCGTCGCGCACCTGAAGGGCAAGACGCTCGGCATCTCCATGGACGCGCAGGGCGCCTACAAGGCCCTGGCGCAGATGCTGGAGGCCGCGGGAGCGCGGGTCGTCATCCTGTCCTCCGGCCCCGCGCCCGAGCAGGGCGTGTCCCTGGACTGGCGTCACCCCGAGAGCGCCGGCCGCGCGCTGAAGGAGCTCCAGGAGAAGCAGCCGCTGGATGGCCTCATCCTCCTGCACACCACGGCGCCCACCGCGAAGCTGGACGAGCAGGAGGCCTCGGCCTGGGCGTCCACCGTCAACACCTTCTCCCTGGGGCTGTACCAGAGCGCGCTCGCCGTCTACGACCGCATCGGCGCGCTGCCCGGAGGCGGCTGGTACCTGGTGGCCACGGCGGGCGGAGGCCTCTTCGGTCACGCCAATGCGCAGGGCCGCATCCCGCTGGCCGGCGCGGCGGGCGGCTTCGTCAAGTGCCTGCGACGGGAGCTGCCCGGCTCGCGCTGCAAGGTCGTGGACCTGGACGGGCAGGACGCGTCGCAGTGGGCGCGGCAGGTCTGGAACGAGCTGGTCAGCGCGGACCTCGATGTCGAGGTCGGCTACACCGGCGGCCGCCGCTACGTCTTCCGTGACGTCGAGACGTCCTTCCCTCGGGAGTCCACGCCGGTATCGCTCCGGCCCGGCTCCGTGGTGGTCGTCTCGGGTGGAGGTCGCGGCGTCGTCTATCCGTGCGCGAAGCTGCTCGCGAAGTCCACGGGCGCGCGCGTCATCATCACGGGCCGCACCGTGCCGCCGAGCGGCAACGAGGAGTGGCTGAAGGTGCCCGAGGCACAGCTGCCCGCCTATCGGATGTCCTTCATCAAGCGCTACCTCGCGGAGCACCCGGGGAAGACGCCGGTGCAGGCGCGGCGCGTCTTCGACTCCGACATCGCCAACCGGCGTGAGCTGCACCGCAACCTCGAGGACTGCCGGAGCCAGGGCATCTCGCTCGAGTACAAGGTCTGCGACATGACCGACGTGGGCGCGGTGCGGACCCTGCTGGCCGACGTGCGCCGCGAGCATGGCCGCATCGACGGCATCGTCCACGGCGCCACCATCGAGGAGTCCAAGAGCCTGCCGATGAAGTCCTCGGACGCGTTCGTCCGGACGCTCGCGTCGAAGGCGCACCTGTGGCAGGTGCTCGCGCAGGAGACCTGGAACGACGACCTCCAGTTCTTCATCAACTTCGGCTCGGGCAGCGGTCGCTACGGCAACAAGGGGCAGACGGACTACTCGCTGGCCAACTACCTCGTCGCCAAGGCGGGGCTCGTCTACTCCACGCTGC